The Microbacterium sp. LWH7-1.2 genome window below encodes:
- a CDS encoding shikimate dehydrogenase, with protein sequence MVPRQPGLGVLSPQASRLEVWGDPIAHSRSPQLHAAAYAVLGLDWTYGRRRVDEASFGGELAGLDDAWRGLSLTMPLKGVAFAAAASHDRRAELTGAVNTLLLDPEGARGFNTDVGGIVRALADDGVTEVPRARIVGAGATATSALIALSELGARDVDVVARRPAAVEPLAALGRELGISVAATSFATSVHDDVPLTIATLPGDAPVTDAAADALAGSGGLLLDVVYGHWPTALSAAWERAGGAARSGLGMLLHQALLQIRIFRHGTPDAPLDREAEALAAMRRALEEPAAA encoded by the coding sequence GTGGTGCCGCGACAACCCGGACTCGGGGTGCTGAGCCCGCAGGCGTCCCGTCTGGAGGTCTGGGGCGACCCGATCGCGCACAGCCGCTCACCCCAGCTGCACGCCGCGGCGTACGCGGTGCTCGGTCTCGACTGGACCTACGGGCGCCGCCGGGTCGACGAGGCCTCCTTCGGCGGCGAGCTCGCGGGACTCGACGACGCCTGGCGGGGTCTCTCGCTCACGATGCCGCTGAAGGGCGTCGCGTTCGCCGCGGCCGCATCGCACGACCGCCGGGCCGAGCTCACCGGGGCGGTCAACACGCTGCTGCTGGATCCCGAAGGCGCACGCGGCTTCAACACCGACGTCGGCGGCATCGTCCGCGCTCTCGCCGATGACGGCGTCACCGAGGTGCCGCGGGCGCGCATCGTCGGCGCCGGCGCCACCGCGACCTCGGCGCTGATCGCCCTCTCCGAGCTCGGTGCGCGCGACGTCGACGTGGTCGCCCGCCGACCGGCAGCCGTGGAGCCGCTCGCGGCACTGGGCCGCGAACTCGGCATCTCCGTCGCGGCGACGTCGTTCGCAACATCCGTCCACGACGACGTGCCGCTCACGATCGCGACCCTTCCCGGCGACGCACCCGTCACGGATGCCGCGGCCGACGCCCTCGCCGGGTCCGGCGGCTTGCTCCTCGACGTCGTCTACGGGCACTGGCCGACCGCGCTCTCGGCCGCATGGGAACGCGCGGGCGGCGCCGCGCGATCGGGACTCGGCATGCTGCTGCACCAGGCCCTGCTGCAGATCCGGATCTTCCGGCACGGCACGCCCGACGCACCGCTCGACCGCGAGGCGGAGGCGCTGGCGGCCATGCGCCGGGCGCTCGAGGAGCCGGCGGCGGCGTAA
- the aroC gene encoding chorismate synthase, which produces MLRVLTAGESHGPELVAVMEGMPAGVPVSRAAIQADLARRKLGYGRGSRMKFEEDELTISSGVVHGTTLGSPIALRIGNTEWPKWVEVMSAEPVELTEKSRGRGAALTRPRPGHADLVGMQKYGFDEARPILERASARETAARVALGALARAFLAELGIRLVSHTLSIGPVQVPEGSALPTPDDVDTLDADPLRCFDPATSAAMVAEVDDARKDGDTLGGIVEVLAYGLPPGLGSHVHWDRRLDAKLAQALMSIQAIKGVEVGDGFETTRRRGSAAHDELFVAGDGITRSSDKAGGTEGGMSTGTVLRVRAGMKPIATVPRALRTVDVATGDAASAHHQRSDVCAVPAAGVVAEAMVAVVLADVVLEKFGGDSVAETRRNLEGYLAAIPDALRSAAESDSGLTDHDLAL; this is translated from the coding sequence ATGCTCCGCGTGCTCACGGCCGGCGAATCGCACGGCCCCGAACTCGTCGCCGTCATGGAGGGCATGCCTGCGGGCGTCCCCGTCTCCCGCGCTGCGATCCAGGCGGATCTCGCGCGCCGCAAGCTCGGCTACGGCCGCGGTTCGCGCATGAAGTTCGAAGAGGACGAGCTCACGATCTCGTCCGGCGTCGTGCACGGCACGACACTCGGCAGCCCCATCGCACTGCGCATCGGCAACACCGAGTGGCCGAAGTGGGTCGAGGTCATGAGCGCCGAGCCCGTCGAGCTCACCGAGAAGTCCCGAGGCCGCGGCGCCGCGCTCACGCGTCCTCGCCCGGGGCACGCGGATCTCGTCGGCATGCAGAAGTACGGCTTCGACGAGGCCCGTCCGATCCTCGAGCGCGCGAGCGCCCGCGAGACCGCTGCCCGCGTCGCCCTCGGCGCCCTCGCGCGCGCGTTCCTGGCCGAGCTCGGCATCCGCCTCGTCAGCCACACACTGTCGATCGGCCCCGTACAGGTCCCGGAGGGCTCTGCGCTTCCCACGCCGGACGATGTCGACACGCTCGACGCCGATCCGCTGCGCTGCTTCGACCCCGCCACGAGCGCGGCCATGGTCGCCGAGGTCGACGATGCCCGCAAGGACGGCGACACCCTCGGCGGCATCGTCGAAGTGCTGGCCTACGGGCTGCCGCCGGGGCTCGGCTCCCACGTCCACTGGGACCGCCGCCTCGATGCGAAGCTCGCGCAGGCGCTGATGAGCATCCAGGCGATCAAGGGGGTCGAGGTCGGCGACGGCTTCGAGACCACTCGCCGACGCGGCTCCGCCGCCCACGACGAGCTCTTCGTCGCCGGCGACGGCATCACCCGCTCGAGCGACAAGGCGGGCGGCACCGAGGGCGGCATGTCGACCGGCACCGTGCTGCGTGTGCGCGCGGGAATGAAGCCCATTGCGACCGTGCCTCGCGCGCTGCGCACCGTGGACGTCGCGACAGGTGACGCCGCGTCCGCCCACCACCAGCGCTCCGACGTGTGCGCAGTTCCCGCCGCGGGCGTCGTGGCCGAGGCCATGGTGGCGGTCGTGCTCGCCGACGTCGTGCTGGAGAAGTTCGGCGGCGACAGCGTCGCCGAGACGCGCCGCAACCTCGAGGGCTACCTCGCGGCGATCCCCGACGCGCTGCGCAGTGCGGCGGAAAGCGACTCCGGTCTCACCGACCATGACCTCGCGCTCTGA
- a CDS encoding PadR family transcriptional regulator, with protein MQFVILGLLLGGPLSLYDVQKRFAAGISLFYSASSGSIQRALQHLLDDGSAVVAAADGSRRGRKLHRITDQGRERWHAWMRAPISGGTDAETTALAKVYLLGLLDAPEDRADAVRSIREHIDGSRAALEALATEVDARAAGLDHASRQIFAFQRATLDYGLRSHALMREWIDEVGEQA; from the coding sequence ATGCAGTTCGTGATCCTCGGCCTGCTGCTCGGTGGCCCGCTGTCGCTCTACGACGTCCAGAAGCGGTTCGCCGCGGGCATCTCGCTGTTCTACAGCGCGAGCTCGGGCAGCATTCAGCGCGCGCTGCAGCACCTGCTAGACGACGGGTCCGCGGTCGTCGCCGCGGCCGACGGCAGCCGGCGCGGCCGCAAGCTCCACCGGATCACCGATCAGGGGCGGGAACGGTGGCACGCGTGGATGCGGGCACCCATCTCCGGCGGAACGGATGCGGAGACCACGGCCCTCGCGAAGGTCTATCTGCTGGGCCTGCTCGATGCGCCCGAGGATCGCGCGGACGCGGTCCGCAGCATCCGCGAGCACATCGACGGTTCCCGCGCGGCGCTGGAGGCACTGGCGACGGAAGTGGACGCGCGCGCCGCCGGCCTCGACCACGCGTCGCGGCAGATCTTCGCGTTCCAGCGCGCGACGCTCGATTACGGACTGCGCTCGCACGCCCTGATGCGCGAGTGGATCGACGAAGTGGGGGAGCAGGCATGA
- a CDS encoding replication-associated recombination protein A yields MTGPSALFQGLTPLAVRMRPTSLDEVAGQSHLLRAGSPLVTLANPEAAARAATSVILWGPPGTGKTTLAQAIARSSGRRFVELSAVTAGVRDVREVMQEALTQRDLYGQSTILFLDEIHRFTKAQQDALLPGVENGWVVLIAATTENPSFSVISPLLSRSLLLTLKPLTDEDLGMLLDRAVTDARGLSGTVVLGDEARAALVRLASGDARRALTALEAAASLATPDGDDEEDDATTIPEISADNVAQAVDRALLRYDRQGDEHYDVISAFIKSIRGSDVDAAMHYLARMIEAGEDPRFIARRLIISAAEDIGLADPQALPIAVAAADAVQFIGMPEGRIPLAEATAYLATTAKSNAAYLAIDAAIADVRSGGFGRVPIHLRDAHYPGAKRLGHGKGYVYPHDAEIGIASQQYLPDELRGRRYYEPKALGAERDLQARLEKIRRILDGG; encoded by the coding sequence GTGACCGGTCCTTCCGCGCTCTTCCAGGGCCTGACGCCTCTCGCCGTGCGCATGCGCCCGACGTCGCTGGACGAGGTCGCCGGTCAGTCGCATCTGCTGCGTGCGGGATCGCCGTTGGTGACACTCGCGAACCCGGAGGCCGCGGCCCGCGCCGCGACGTCGGTCATCCTGTGGGGCCCGCCCGGGACCGGCAAGACGACGCTCGCGCAGGCGATCGCCCGCTCCTCCGGGCGGCGGTTCGTCGAACTCTCGGCGGTGACCGCCGGTGTGCGCGACGTGCGCGAGGTGATGCAGGAGGCGCTGACCCAGCGCGATCTCTACGGCCAGTCGACCATCCTGTTCCTCGACGAGATCCACCGCTTCACGAAGGCCCAGCAGGACGCTCTGCTGCCGGGCGTCGAGAACGGCTGGGTCGTGCTCATCGCGGCGACGACCGAGAATCCCTCGTTCTCGGTGATCTCACCGCTCCTGTCGCGGTCGCTGCTGCTGACGCTCAAGCCCCTCACCGACGAAGACCTCGGCATGCTCCTCGACCGCGCGGTGACCGATGCCCGGGGCCTCTCGGGCACCGTCGTGCTCGGCGACGAGGCGCGCGCCGCTCTCGTGCGGCTCGCCTCGGGCGACGCGCGGCGGGCGCTCACGGCGCTCGAGGCGGCCGCATCGCTTGCGACTCCGGACGGTGACGACGAAGAAGACGACGCGACGACGATCCCCGAGATCTCAGCCGACAACGTCGCGCAGGCGGTCGATCGCGCGCTGCTGCGCTACGACCGCCAGGGCGACGAGCACTATGACGTCATCAGCGCCTTCATCAAGTCGATCCGCGGCTCGGATGTGGATGCCGCGATGCACTACCTCGCCCGCATGATCGAGGCAGGGGAGGACCCGCGGTTCATCGCCCGCCGCCTCATCATCTCGGCCGCGGAGGACATCGGCCTCGCCGACCCCCAGGCGCTGCCGATCGCCGTCGCAGCCGCCGACGCGGTGCAGTTCATCGGCATGCCCGAGGGTCGCATCCCGCTCGCGGAGGCGACCGCATATCTGGCGACGACCGCGAAGTCGAATGCGGCCTACCTCGCGATCGACGCGGCGATCGCCGACGTGCGGTCGGGCGGCTTCGGCCGTGTGCCGATCCACTTGCGCGACGCGCACTACCCGGGGGCGAAACGCCTGGGACACGGCAAGGGTTATGTGTATCCGCACGACGCCGAGATCGGCATCGCGTCGCAGCAGTACCTGCCGGACGAACTGCGGGGGCGTCGCTACTACGAGCCGAAGGCGCTGGGCGCCGAGCGCGACCTCCAGGCGCGGCTCGAGAAGATCCGTCGCATCCTCGACGGCGGATGA
- a CDS encoding shikimate kinase: MTSRSDAVVLIGPMGAGKTSIGKKAARALGVPFFDTDAAVVRDHGPIEQLFAEYGEAHFRAAERAAVVEGLATGGVVSLGGGAVLNPETRADLAGHRVVLLTVSPRVVAGRVRDSNRPLLQGDDAIERWTAIFEERRPVYEELADIIFDTSTGPLQDVVDALVAWVRGTTADPSAPIGGEQKEQTACDVLSERSEPK; this comes from the coding sequence ATGACCTCGCGCTCTGACGCCGTTGTGCTGATCGGTCCGATGGGGGCCGGCAAGACCAGCATCGGCAAGAAGGCGGCGCGCGCACTGGGCGTGCCGTTCTTCGACACCGACGCCGCGGTCGTCCGCGATCACGGACCGATCGAGCAGCTCTTCGCCGAATACGGCGAAGCCCACTTCCGCGCCGCCGAGCGTGCGGCCGTGGTCGAGGGGCTCGCCACCGGCGGCGTCGTGTCGCTGGGCGGCGGAGCCGTGCTGAACCCCGAGACGCGCGCCGACCTGGCCGGGCACCGCGTCGTGCTGCTCACCGTCTCGCCGCGGGTGGTCGCGGGCCGCGTCCGCGACTCGAACCGGCCGCTGCTGCAGGGCGACGATGCGATCGAGCGCTGGACGGCGATCTTCGAAGAGCGCCGGCCCGTCTACGAGGAGCTCGCCGACATCATCTTCGACACCTCCACCGGTCCGCTGCAGGACGTCGTCGACGCCCTGGTCGCGTGGGTGCGGGGCACCACCGCCGACCCGTCGGCCCCCATCGGCGGCGAGCAGAAGGAGCAGACCGCATGCGATGTACTGAGCGAGCGGAGCGAGCCGAAGTGA
- a CDS encoding dioxygenase: MATGGKDRDARAARERTRLYEARRQFHDGQARRRTRDNLIAGVVGGVLVLGLIGAQTLYFVAGPGAPEPTPSSTPTPTATTPGPTPSATTTPEPSATPTPTP; the protein is encoded by the coding sequence GTGGCGACCGGTGGCAAGGACCGCGACGCACGGGCTGCGCGGGAGCGCACGCGGCTGTACGAGGCGCGACGGCAGTTCCACGACGGCCAGGCGCGCCGTCGCACGCGCGACAACCTGATCGCCGGCGTCGTCGGCGGTGTGCTCGTGCTCGGTCTGATCGGGGCGCAGACGCTGTACTTCGTCGCCGGCCCCGGGGCCCCCGAGCCTACGCCGTCGTCGACCCCGACTCCGACCGCGACGACGCCGGGACCGACGCCGTCGGCGACGACCACGCCGGAACCGAGCGCGACGCCCACGCCGACCCCCTGA
- the ruvX gene encoding Holliday junction resolvase RuvX has product MSGFRRGTRLGIDVGRARVGVAKCDPDGLLATPVETVPRDDASVPRIVALSDEYSAVELYVGLPLNMRGEDTASTQDARDFAAALAAASGLPVRLVDERLSTVSAHAALRSSGRTQRSSRNIVDQVAAVVLLQQALDVEKSTGRPPGTPVPQEPT; this is encoded by the coding sequence GTGAGCGGCTTCCGGCGCGGCACGCGGCTCGGCATCGACGTGGGCAGAGCCCGGGTCGGGGTGGCGAAGTGCGACCCCGACGGTCTGCTCGCCACACCGGTCGAGACGGTGCCGCGCGACGACGCTTCGGTTCCCCGGATCGTCGCGCTCTCCGACGAGTACTCGGCGGTCGAGCTCTATGTCGGCTTGCCGTTGAACATGCGGGGCGAGGACACGGCGTCGACGCAGGACGCCCGGGACTTCGCCGCGGCGCTGGCGGCAGCATCCGGGCTCCCCGTCCGCCTCGTGGACGAGCGTCTTTCCACCGTCTCGGCGCACGCGGCGCTGCGAAGTTCGGGCAGAACCCAGCGTTCGTCGCGTAACATCGTGGACCAGGTCGCCGCGGTCGTCCTGCTCCAGCAAGCGCTCGACGTCGAGAAGAGCACCGGACGACCTCCCGGAACCCCCGTCCCCCAGGAGCCCACCTGA
- the mltG gene encoding endolytic transglycosylase MltG, with amino-acid sequence MPDSSPDGEAVPRSRRAAREAAARQAATGETPTAAPADPAPVDAAATWESLITGSTPVIGTAPGTVAPATPPTSADAPTPGSGFQPVPLRTPRPTTEPIDVEAPADDPWIFATAGAGPAMPYSRGGAAPAAAPAPAAGAAAPTARGTAPAGDERDEPSAPSGSLEDLFSGSASTNDMGHAPPPPNKKRRRIGGWIALGVVLLILGGISAGGLYVWNTYEDKIREVMGWEEPKDYEEGLATGEAFITVESGDTGSPISQKLYDAKVTKTPEAFYDYLIDTGQNPTFQPGYFRLQTKMTSEAALAALQDPANRLENTAQLREGLTVAQSLPILADGTGIPLEDLQAAVEAGPAAYGVAADSLEGWLFPATYTFDPSVTAQSAIQTLVDRAKQSLDAAGVPEERRQEILTIASIIQREARYEADMQKVSRVIQNRLNPNNQETFGLLQMDSTAQYGYGEMHDGTVSSSAEALADDNPWNTYVHAGLPVGPISNPGDVAIDAAMHPADGDWMYFVTVDLNTGETVFTSNLADHNRAVAQWQQWCRDNPDSGC; translated from the coding sequence ATGCCCGACTCATCGCCCGACGGCGAAGCCGTTCCCCGGTCGCGCCGCGCTGCCCGCGAGGCCGCCGCGCGACAGGCGGCGACCGGGGAGACGCCGACAGCCGCCCCGGCTGACCCGGCGCCCGTCGATGCCGCGGCGACGTGGGAATCGCTCATCACCGGCTCCACGCCTGTCATTGGGACCGCTCCCGGCACCGTCGCGCCTGCAACACCCCCGACCTCGGCGGATGCGCCGACGCCCGGCAGCGGCTTCCAGCCGGTGCCGCTGCGCACCCCGCGCCCGACGACCGAGCCGATCGACGTCGAGGCGCCCGCCGACGACCCGTGGATCTTCGCGACGGCGGGAGCCGGCCCCGCGATGCCCTACAGTCGCGGTGGCGCCGCGCCCGCAGCCGCCCCCGCGCCGGCGGCGGGCGCCGCAGCGCCCACTGCTCGCGGGACTGCGCCCGCCGGAGACGAGCGCGACGAGCCGTCGGCGCCCTCCGGTTCGCTCGAGGACCTGTTCAGCGGGTCGGCCTCGACGAACGACATGGGCCATGCCCCGCCGCCCCCGAACAAGAAGCGCCGGCGCATCGGCGGCTGGATCGCCCTCGGCGTCGTGCTGCTGATCCTCGGCGGCATCAGCGCCGGCGGCCTGTACGTGTGGAACACGTACGAGGACAAGATCCGCGAGGTCATGGGCTGGGAGGAGCCCAAGGATTACGAGGAGGGCCTCGCGACCGGTGAAGCGTTCATCACGGTCGAGTCCGGCGACACCGGCTCGCCGATCTCGCAGAAGCTCTACGACGCGAAAGTCACCAAGACGCCGGAGGCGTTCTACGACTACCTCATCGACACAGGCCAGAACCCGACCTTCCAGCCCGGGTACTTTCGTCTTCAGACGAAGATGACGTCCGAGGCCGCTCTCGCCGCACTCCAGGACCCCGCCAACCGCCTGGAGAACACCGCGCAGCTGCGCGAGGGGCTCACCGTCGCCCAGTCGCTTCCGATCCTCGCCGACGGCACCGGAATCCCGCTCGAGGACCTGCAGGCAGCGGTCGAAGCGGGTCCGGCGGCCTACGGCGTCGCGGCCGACAGCCTCGAAGGCTGGCTGTTCCCGGCGACGTACACGTTCGACCCGAGCGTCACGGCCCAGTCGGCGATCCAGACGCTCGTCGACCGCGCCAAGCAGTCCCTGGACGCGGCCGGCGTTCCGGAGGAGAGGCGCCAGGAGATCCTCACCATCGCGTCGATCATCCAGCGCGAGGCGCGGTACGAGGCCGACATGCAGAAGGTGTCACGCGTCATCCAGAACCGTCTCAATCCGAACAACCAGGAGACGTTCGGCCTCCTGCAGATGGACTCGACCGCGCAGTACGGCTACGGCGAGATGCACGACGGCACGGTGAGCTCCTCCGCCGAGGCGCTCGCCGACGACAACCCCTGGAACACCTATGTGCACGCGGGGCTGCCGGTCGGGCCGATCTCCAACCCCGGCGATGTCGCGATCGACGCGGCTATGCACCCCGCCGACGGCGATTGGATGTACTTCGTGACCGTCGACCTCAACACCGGCGAGACCGTCTTCACGAGCAACCTCGCGGACCACAACCGCGCGGTCGCGCAGTGGCAGCAGTGGTGCCGCGACAACCCGGACTCGGGGTGCTGA
- a CDS encoding ATPase, with product MKNLVWFLLGIAGGFVAAHFMNKDPRGHEILADVDARITEFTDRIGDAYREQEARFAGIVDDVRDAAAEAAGTAKAAASHAVDAVGDAAKSAADTLGD from the coding sequence ATGAAGAACCTGGTGTGGTTCCTGCTCGGCATCGCCGGAGGATTCGTCGCGGCGCACTTCATGAACAAAGACCCGCGCGGTCACGAGATCCTCGCCGATGTCGACGCGCGCATCACCGAGTTCACCGACCGCATCGGCGACGCCTACCGCGAGCAGGAGGCCCGCTTCGCCGGCATCGTCGACGACGTGCGGGATGCCGCTGCCGAAGCCGCCGGCACCGCCAAGGCCGCAGCATCCCACGCCGTCGACGCCGTCGGGGACGCCGCCAAGAGCGCGGCCGACACGCTCGGCGACTGA
- the rpsD gene encoding 30S ribosomal protein S4 gives MATKSQDRRKVRLSRALGVALTPKAAKYLEKRPYAPGEHGRTKRKQDSDYAVRLREKQRLREQYGIREKQLRIQFNEARRTQGLTGENLVEQLEMRLDALVLRAGFARTTAQARQLVVHRHILVDGQLVDRPSFRVKPGQLIHVKAKSEGIEPFQVAALGGHAEVLPPVPGYLEVELDKLQARLVRRPKRAEVPVVCDVQLVVEYYAAR, from the coding sequence GTGGCAACGAAGTCCCAGGACCGCCGCAAGGTCCGTCTCTCCCGCGCCCTCGGCGTCGCGCTGACCCCCAAGGCAGCCAAGTACCTCGAGAAGCGCCCGTACGCGCCGGGTGAGCACGGCCGCACCAAGCGCAAGCAGGACAGCGACTACGCCGTCCGCCTCCGCGAGAAGCAGCGTCTGCGCGAGCAGTACGGCATCCGCGAGAAGCAGCTGCGCATCCAGTTCAACGAGGCCCGCCGCACCCAGGGCCTGACGGGTGAGAACCTCGTCGAGCAGCTCGAGATGCGTCTGGACGCCCTCGTGCTGCGTGCCGGCTTCGCCCGCACCACCGCGCAGGCGCGCCAGCTCGTCGTGCACCGCCACATCCTCGTGGACGGCCAGCTCGTCGACCGCCCGTCCTTCCGCGTGAAGCCGGGTCAGCTCATCCACGTCAAGGCCAAGAGCGAGGGCATCGAGCCCTTCCAGGTCGCAGCCCTCGGCGGTCACGCCGAGGTCCTGCCGCCCGTCCCGGGCTACCTCGAGGTCGAGCTCGACAAGCTCCAGGCCCGTCTCGTGCGTCGCCCCAAGCGCGCCGAGGTCCCCGTGGTCTGCGACGTCCAGCTCGTCGTCGAGTACTACGCAGCTCGGTAA
- the alaS gene encoding alanine--tRNA ligase: protein MKTAEIAQRFLDYFEKNGHTIVPSASLVTDDPALLFTVAGMVPFIPYLSGDVPAPYPRAADNQKCIRTNDIEEVGKTPRHGTFFQMLGNWSFGDYFKEGAIRYAWDLLTSPETDGGLGFDQKDLWVTVYEEDDEAHDLWLKLTDLPEERIQRLGKDTNYWSTGLPGPAGPCSEIFFDRGPAYGIDGGPATDDDRYVEIWNLVFMQYEITNVRSKYDFDIVGELPNKNIDTGMGLERIAFIKQGVDNMYETDQVRPVLDKAVELSGRTYGANHDDDVRFRVVADHVRSSLMLMSDGVTPSNDGRGYILRRLMRRVIRSMRLLGVDGPTFEVLFTASRDAMKDAYPVVETDWARISQYALAEEATFLRTLAAGESILDESLTETKAAGGTTLTGAEAFLLHDTYGFPIDLTLEIAEEAGLSVDRAAFDGLMQEQRARAKADARARKRQLADTSVYRDLRAQGETVFTGYTDLEAESEVLGILVDGVSVDRASVGQIAEVILAETALYAESGGQVADKGVIVGPGYELEVLDVQKPVPGLISHTVEVSTGEVGVGQAATTVVDAANRRAARQAHSATHLVHAALRDTLGKTATQAGSLNRAGYMRFDFSWGQSLSDATKTEIEEIANNAVRDNLEVTTRVLPLDEARSLGAMALFGEKYGDTVRMVDIGGPWSRELCAGTHVSTSAEIGLINLVGESSVGASNRRVEALVGLDAFRSLAAERALVSQLTTSLKAPREQLPARIAELQASLKAAEKKIAAFEAKALGDRLPALAAAATRIGDTVVVAESLGNAASADDVRSLALQVRERLGSDAAVVALGAVVNDRPVVIVATNDAARAAGAKAGVLAKGAARVLGGGGGGRDDVAQGGGTDAAALPAALTSVKDALGA from the coding sequence ATGAAGACCGCCGAGATCGCACAGCGCTTCCTCGATTACTTCGAGAAGAACGGCCACACCATCGTCCCCTCGGCATCGCTGGTGACCGATGACCCGGCGCTGCTGTTCACGGTGGCCGGCATGGTGCCCTTCATCCCGTATCTGTCGGGCGATGTTCCCGCGCCGTACCCGCGCGCCGCCGACAACCAGAAGTGCATCCGCACCAACGACATCGAAGAGGTCGGCAAGACGCCGCGGCACGGCACGTTCTTCCAGATGCTCGGCAACTGGTCGTTCGGCGACTACTTCAAGGAAGGCGCGATCCGCTACGCGTGGGACCTGCTGACCTCGCCGGAGACCGACGGCGGCCTCGGCTTCGATCAGAAGGACCTGTGGGTCACCGTCTACGAGGAGGACGACGAGGCGCACGACCTCTGGCTGAAGCTCACCGACCTGCCCGAGGAGCGCATCCAGCGACTCGGCAAGGACACGAACTACTGGAGCACCGGTCTTCCCGGCCCGGCCGGTCCCTGCTCGGAGATCTTCTTCGACCGCGGTCCCGCGTACGGCATCGACGGCGGTCCCGCGACCGACGACGACCGCTACGTCGAGATCTGGAACCTCGTGTTCATGCAGTACGAGATCACCAACGTGCGGTCGAAGTACGACTTCGACATCGTCGGCGAGCTTCCGAACAAGAACATCGACACCGGCATGGGCCTGGAGCGCATCGCGTTCATCAAGCAGGGCGTCGACAACATGTACGAGACCGACCAGGTGCGTCCGGTGCTCGACAAGGCGGTCGAGCTGTCGGGCCGCACGTACGGCGCGAACCACGACGACGACGTGCGCTTCCGTGTCGTCGCGGACCACGTCCGTTCGTCGCTCATGCTGATGTCGGACGGCGTCACGCCCTCCAACGACGGCCGCGGCTACATCCTGCGACGCCTCATGCGCCGCGTGATCCGCTCGATGCGCCTGCTCGGCGTCGACGGGCCGACGTTCGAGGTGCTGTTCACGGCGTCGCGCGACGCCATGAAGGACGCCTACCCGGTCGTCGAGACCGACTGGGCCCGCATCTCGCAGTACGCCCTCGCCGAGGAGGCGACGTTCCTGCGCACCCTCGCGGCGGGGGAGTCGATCCTCGACGAGTCGCTCACCGAGACGAAGGCGGCGGGGGGCACGACGCTGACCGGCGCCGAGGCGTTCCTGCTGCACGACACGTACGGCTTCCCGATCGACCTGACGCTCGAGATCGCCGAGGAAGCGGGGCTGAGCGTCGACCGCGCCGCGTTCGACGGTCTCATGCAGGAGCAGCGCGCACGCGCGAAGGCCGACGCGCGGGCCCGCAAGCGCCAGCTCGCCGACACGAGCGTGTACCGCGACCTGCGCGCGCAGGGCGAGACCGTCTTCACCGGCTACACCGACCTCGAGGCGGAGTCGGAGGTGCTCGGCATCCTCGTCGACGGCGTCTCGGTCGACCGCGCGAGCGTCGGCCAGATCGCCGAGGTGATCCTCGCCGAGACCGCGCTGTATGCCGAGTCGGGCGGCCAGGTCGCCGACAAGGGCGTCATCGTCGGCCCTGGCTACGAGCTCGAAGTGCTCGACGTGCAGAAGCCGGTGCCGGGGCTCATCAGCCACACCGTCGAGGTGTCGACGGGAGAGGTGGGTGTCGGTCAGGCGGCGACGACCGTGGTGGATGCTGCGAACCGCCGCGCCGCCCGTCAGGCGCACTCCGCGACCCACCTGGTGCACGCCGCGCTCCGCGACACGCTCGGCAAGACGGCGACGCAGGCCGGTTCGCTCAACCGCGCCGGCTACATGCGCTTCGACTTCTCGTGGGGCCAGTCGCTGTCGGACGCCACCAAGACCGAGATCGAGGAGATCGCCAACAACGCGGTGCGCGACAACCTCGAGGTGACCACGCGCGTGCTGCCGCTCGACGAGGCGCGCTCGCTCGGAGCGATGGCACTGTTCGGCGAGAAGTACGGCGACACCGTGCGCATGGTCGACATCGGCGGCCCCTGGTCGCGCGAGCTGTGCGCGGGCACGCACGTCTCCACGAGCGCCGAGATCGGGCTCATCAACCTCGTCGGCGAGTCGTCGGTCGGCGCGTCGAACCGCCGCGTCGAGGCGCTCGTCGGTCTCGACGCCTTCCGTTCCCTCGCGGCCGAGCGCGCGCTCGTGTCGCAGCTCACGACGTCGCTCAAGGCGCCGCGCGAGCAGCTGCCGGCGCGCATCGCGGAGCTGCAGGCGAGCCTCAAGGCCGCCGAGAAGAAGATCGCCGCGTTCGAGGCCAAGGCCCTCGGCGACCGGCTCCCGGCTCTCGCGGCGGCCGCCACGCGGATCGGCGACACGGTCGTGGTGGCCGAGTCGCTCGGGAACGCAGCATCCGCTGACGACGTCCGCTCGCTGGCTCTGCAGGTGCGCGAGCGGCTCGGGTCGGACGCAGCTGTGGTCGCGCTGGGCGCGGTCGTGAACGACCGGCCGGTGGTGATCGTCGCGACCAACGACGCGGCCCGAGCCGCCGGCGCCAAGGCAGGCGTGCTCGCGAAGGGTGCCGCCCGCGTGCTGGGCGGCGGCGGCGGCGGTCGCGACGACGTCGCGCAGGGCGGCGGAACGGATGCTGCGGCCCTGCCCGCGGCGCTCACCTCGGTGAAGGACGCGCTCGGCGCGTGA